The Pseudomonadota bacterium genome includes a window with the following:
- a CDS encoding integrase arm-type DNA-binding domain-containing protein gives MKTRGPHPHKALTATAVRALKKPGKYADGNGLYLIVDVSGSKRWELRTVVQRRRRDIGLGGLTLVSLAEAREEAACMRKTARKGGDPLVERRKASAQIPTFKEAAILVHEEHSATWKNKKHAAQWIKTLKEYTFPLFGDRSVDLVDTPDVLNALSKIWLTKPETARRVRQRIGTVLDWAKAAGHRTGDNPINGIVKGLPNQPKKQKHHAALPYSEVNSFIRKLGKADANESTRLAFEFLILTATRTSEVILAKWSEIEAEKETWTIPSERMKAGRKFRVPLSQRCIEILAQAKELSYGGPYIFPGRSEKKPLSTMVFLMMIRRMGKEITAHGFRSSFRDWAAELTNFSREVCEMALAHTVSDKVEAAYLRGDLFDKRRQLMDTWAAFVGSDTSAKILTLRA, from the coding sequence ATGAAGACTAGGGGGCCACATCCTCATAAGGCGCTCACAGCGACCGCTGTCAGGGCGCTCAAGAAGCCTGGAAAGTATGCAGATGGCAACGGATTATACCTGATTGTGGACGTCTCAGGCAGCAAGCGGTGGGAGCTTCGCACCGTCGTACAGCGCAGGCGTCGAGACATTGGTCTCGGCGGACTGACGCTGGTATCACTCGCTGAGGCCCGTGAGGAAGCCGCCTGCATGAGAAAGACCGCTCGAAAGGGTGGTGACCCGTTGGTGGAGAGACGGAAAGCCAGCGCGCAGATACCAACCTTCAAAGAAGCGGCAATATTGGTGCATGAAGAACATTCCGCTACGTGGAAAAACAAAAAGCACGCCGCACAGTGGATCAAAACGCTCAAGGAATACACATTCCCGTTATTTGGTGATCGTTCAGTTGACCTAGTAGATACCCCAGACGTTCTGAATGCCTTATCTAAGATATGGTTGACAAAGCCGGAGACGGCAAGGCGAGTGCGACAGAGAATCGGCACGGTACTGGACTGGGCTAAAGCTGCAGGACACAGAACCGGTGATAATCCGATCAATGGCATAGTGAAAGGACTACCAAACCAACCAAAGAAACAGAAACACCATGCCGCCCTTCCTTATTCGGAAGTAAACTCGTTCATCAGAAAATTGGGTAAGGCCGACGCAAATGAGTCCACACGCCTAGCCTTTGAATTTCTAATATTGACAGCTACTCGTACTAGCGAAGTTATCCTGGCTAAATGGAGCGAAATAGAGGCAGAGAAAGAGACGTGGACGATTCCGTCCGAACGGATGAAGGCTGGACGGAAATTTCGAGTACCCCTCAGTCAACGTTGCATAGAGATACTGGCGCAAGCGAAAGAACTATCTTACGGTGGGCCGTATATTTTCCCGGGTCGATCTGAAAAGAAGCCACTATCTACTATGGTCTTTCTGATGATGATTCGCCGCATGGGCAAGGAAATTACGGCGCATGGGTTCCGATCTTCATTTCGCGATTGGGCGGCCGAACTAACCAATTTCTCCCGTGAGGTTTGTGAGATGGCGCTTGCACATACCGTTTCCGATAAGGTTGAGGCGGCGTATCTGCGCGGAGACTTATTCGATAAGCGCCGTCAATTGATGGACACTTGGGCGGCGTTCGTGGGATCCGACACAAGTGCCAAAATTTTGACACTTAGAGCATAA
- a CDS encoding GIY-YIG nuclease family protein encodes MESEPEGHVAMTSASKNGGAEIGLVYILSNPALKGLLIIGFTINEGIETKISQLNGSIDLSLPFEEVFSLLVTYPNQYKSEFEARFRKYRVPQGKGLFKIDADTARAEILKMLRYSGDHQTAKMRNTLEAVFLAEEDEYTEFFDKEYSLEDQIAIAKELLMSKVTSE; translated from the coding sequence TTGGAATCCGAACCAGAAGGCCATGTCGCTATGACTAGCGCATCAAAAAATGGGGGTGCCGAAATAGGGCTTGTATATATCTTGTCTAATCCAGCTCTAAAAGGCTTGTTAATTATTGGGTTTACGATAAACGAGGGTATAGAAACAAAAATTAGCCAACTAAATGGCAGCATCGACTTATCGTTGCCGTTCGAGGAGGTTTTTTCATTACTGGTAACCTACCCTAATCAATATAAGTCTGAATTTGAAGCCAGGTTCCGCAAGTACCGTGTTCCGCAAGGTAAAGGATTGTTTAAAATTGATGCCGATACAGCGCGTGCAGAAATTCTGAAAATGCTACGTTATTCAGGTGACCATCAAACAGCAAAGATGAGGAATACGTTGGAAGCTGTCTTTCTCGCCGAGGAAGATGAATATACGGAATTTTTTGATAAGGAATATTCGCTTGAGGATCAAATTGCTATTGCTAAGGAACTTTTAATGAGCAAAGTAACAAGCGAG
- a CDS encoding ankyrin repeat domain-containing protein yields the protein MSLRFQPVTVIRAAFLAILLILVSGCVSTLGRAVDSGDIEAAKRAIEKGGSVNGNQWVTSPLNRAISNDDLEMVKLLHQNGATLRRGYFGVAATASALSTYGYLAENGVDIAVCALDQSYPTWWNRSLNIGSFLPPLGSAIARKNIQSTKLLLDLGAPLEYRCDVPLGGDYNFSAIIAASVLGNSEIIGLLIKRGSNPNRLTLSGLTPLSMAAQYGYFDAARVLLANGAYHSYSNQIKQPIEYAIEAGNENIVDLLVYAGAKRPQRTASSNVLGSIANALVDGVILVAGIYLIVEGAKYYNFQDSFTSSSSSSDDRTRRSPSQSIRANDDNQCNSDFQCSVLEVCLKKPGHISGICVKDASQTRLKGERDSVESAFVRPLTFKSTGNCELGFHWDLIYQACVK from the coding sequence ATGAGCCTGCGATTCCAGCCAGTAACGGTCATCCGTGCCGCATTTTTGGCCATCTTATTGATCCTGGTCTCCGGCTGCGTCAGTACGCTTGGAAGAGCTGTTGATTCGGGCGACATAGAGGCCGCGAAAAGAGCCATTGAAAAAGGCGGCAGTGTTAACGGTAACCAATGGGTAACTTCCCCACTCAATCGAGCAATTAGTAATGATGATCTAGAAATGGTCAAGCTGCTCCATCAAAATGGAGCTACGCTCCGACGAGGCTATTTTGGAGTTGCCGCAACAGCGAGTGCTTTAAGCACATACGGTTATCTGGCGGAAAACGGTGTTGACATCGCCGTGTGTGCGCTTGATCAAAGCTATCCGACCTGGTGGAATCGGAGCTTAAATATTGGCAGTTTTTTGCCGCCTTTAGGTTCGGCAATTGCGCGTAAAAATATACAGTCTACAAAACTTTTGCTCGATCTTGGCGCACCCCTGGAATACCGCTGTGATGTACCGCTTGGAGGCGACTACAACTTCTCAGCAATAATTGCTGCTTCTGTATTGGGAAATTCGGAAATAATCGGATTGCTTATTAAAAGAGGCTCGAATCCCAACCGATTGACGCTTAGTGGCCTTACCCCACTTTCAATGGCAGCTCAATATGGTTATTTCGATGCTGCTAGGGTTTTATTAGCAAACGGTGCGTATCATTCGTACTCAAATCAAATCAAGCAACCGATCGAATACGCCATTGAAGCTGGCAACGAAAATATTGTCGATCTTCTAGTTTACGCCGGTGCAAAGCGCCCGCAGCGCACGGCCTCATCAAACGTGCTGGGAAGCATTGCAAATGCGCTAGTAGATGGTGTGATCCTTGTTGCGGGTATTTATTTGATCGTCGAAGGTGCGAAATACTATAACTTTCAAGATAGTTTTACATCGAGCAGTAGTTCTAGTGACGATAGGACTCGCCGCTCACCAAGCCAGTCAATACGTGCTAACGACGACAATCAATGCAACAGCGATTTCCAATGCAGTGTTTTGGAAGTGTGCCTGAAAAAACCGGGGCATATCAGCGGCATATGCGTAAAAGATGCCAGTCAAACGCGGCTTAAGGGAGAAAGAGATTCTGTAGAAAGTGCATTTGTTCGACCGTTAACATTTAAAAGCACTGGTAACTGTGAGCTAGGTTTTCACTGGGATTTGATTTATCAAGCATGCGTCAAGTAA
- a CDS encoding DUF3320 domain-containing protein → MNPHVLAHLEKARKELLDLGLRNSLLNYRARSNRIDVIDELSDQVYKMLVTDGKKMCFVPLPGEKIDKMDEDLFLSLSESDQDWSTIFAEDEEQDQQSTVGIAARYTDNKLQTRLASESLHARLLKIYRAARTFLEEQGVNTLYLAIGFLHWYDANSSEIVRKAPLILVPVELSRKSAKSRFWVKYSESELSINLSLAEKLKDILGVELPEINGEDLDVKNYFNAVSRSIESQTRWIIKSDEICLGFFSFGKFLMYKDLDLSKWPEDSTAHSNEVIDALLGVGFTEPSTDISPDDDQDPLPADISVHQVVDADSSQTAAIVAVQQGKSILIQGPPGTGKSQTITNLIADCLANGKTVLFVAEKMAALEVVKRRLDHIDLGDSILELHSHKTNKKALLGELHRTLDLGKPTLGKTKVDLTSLAQIEKRLDDYAGAINKPVSNSGFSPNYLIGKRRELIGSGSRNLELQIDKMSEWSWFDIQQKQALVRQYEAVLERFGIPEKHPFFGSRLGVLLPTDESSIERSLSEATQSLESLMATTAELSSRLHLSRPNCILDVDIYIRAAERAIEAPHLVGVRVNSAEWQVRRDDLKKLCDSGRKMFELKSGRDDLLIEESWAFDVLSIRHALINYTDKWWRFFSSEYRREKKRLAGLCVNGLPDGRHSLLPVVDDILEYQRNARIFEPLEGLGSTLYGAQWQGLSSDWDVLNGLANWIVLLYEEIGEGKIPDGLIAFLAGDPELRGLSGLVSRISKAIPNWQTNKEIVLEKLGMPSNFFGDLRFDEIVMKLGFLKENLSRLHEVTAYNNVVAELEDMGLSKLVELTASTTPGEVQLETAIELEWVEKLLKEAYNSRTALQRFDRSRHEQDIKEFCKLDTGQFLQNRAILAKKHWDLLPNFNAGEVGIIRREINRKRGHMPIRRLLGEAGRAIQQIKPVFMMSPLSIANFLQPGGHSFDVLIFDEASQIKPVDAFGAILRCKQVVVVGDDKQMPPTNFFDSLVGPTNDDDENIVADMESILGLFISQGCRQIMLKWHYRSQDESLIAVSNYEFYNNKLILFPAPGNHPTARGLQFLHLPNTAYERGTTRTNPREAQAIALEVMKHAKSRPTETLGVVAFSKVQRDAIEMQLELIRRKDESCENFFAHSHDEPFFTKNLENVQGDERDTIFISIGYGKTKEGYLAMDFGPVNRNGGERRLNVLISRAKQTCRVFANFESGDLDLNRSSQRGVAVLKTFLNYAKTRVLDVPDLGSDETDSPFEDSVILALRRLGYEVRSQIGSGGFKLDIGVVDVERPGSYILGIECDGATYHSAKWARDRDRLREEVLKRLGWRIHRIWSTDYFRDPEKEIRRVAEAIERAKISRGAPANKSDRNADEEFRVERSVKSPSVKDPTVASDYWMADISVSLGGKGLHELSMQRFAEYIEMVVDIEAPVHNEEVLRRIMEACGVNRAGSRIKTAYLSALNTAVRSRKSIKKIKGFLWPAGGAKIKVRDRTGLDNSARNLKMIAPEEIALAFETAVKRSHSIVGDELIAVVAKSFGLQRVTSNMKKSLKIHLRKLIEGEKLSIEGDLISSPN, encoded by the coding sequence ATGAATCCGCATGTGCTAGCTCATCTAGAGAAAGCCAGAAAAGAGTTATTGGACCTTGGCCTCCGTAACTCTCTTCTGAACTACCGAGCCAGGTCAAATCGAATAGATGTTATAGACGAACTCTCCGATCAAGTCTACAAGATGCTCGTGACTGATGGAAAGAAAATGTGCTTCGTCCCGCTTCCAGGCGAAAAAATAGATAAAATGGACGAAGACTTATTTTTGTCGCTTTCTGAATCTGACCAGGATTGGTCGACTATTTTTGCGGAGGATGAGGAGCAAGATCAGCAATCAACTGTTGGTATTGCAGCCCGCTACACCGACAATAAACTTCAAACGCGTTTGGCCTCAGAGTCCCTCCATGCACGTCTATTGAAAATATATAGGGCAGCTAGAACGTTTTTGGAGGAACAAGGAGTCAATACACTCTACCTGGCGATTGGATTTCTTCATTGGTATGACGCTAATTCATCGGAGATCGTTCGTAAGGCACCACTTATTCTTGTCCCTGTGGAGCTGAGCAGAAAAAGCGCCAAATCCAGATTTTGGGTGAAGTACAGTGAGAGTGAACTGTCGATAAATCTTTCTTTAGCGGAAAAACTAAAGGACATTCTTGGGGTTGAGTTGCCGGAAATTAATGGTGAAGATCTAGATGTAAAAAACTATTTTAACGCCGTGAGCCGATCTATCGAAAGCCAGACCCGCTGGATAATTAAAAGCGACGAAATTTGTTTGGGCTTTTTCAGCTTCGGAAAATTCCTGATGTACAAAGACCTGGATTTGTCCAAGTGGCCAGAAGACTCTACTGCGCATAGTAATGAAGTTATCGACGCACTGCTAGGCGTTGGTTTTACAGAGCCTTCAACCGACATCAGTCCAGACGATGATCAAGATCCTCTTCCTGCGGATATATCAGTCCACCAAGTAGTAGATGCCGATAGTTCTCAAACCGCTGCCATAGTAGCAGTCCAACAAGGCAAGAGCATTTTGATTCAGGGGCCTCCCGGGACTGGAAAGTCCCAGACCATCACGAATCTGATTGCGGATTGTCTTGCGAACGGCAAAACGGTCTTGTTTGTAGCAGAGAAGATGGCAGCTTTGGAAGTGGTTAAGCGACGGCTCGATCACATTGATTTGGGCGATTCTATTCTGGAACTTCATAGTCATAAAACGAACAAAAAGGCACTTTTGGGAGAGTTGCATCGGACATTGGATTTAGGTAAGCCTACTCTTGGGAAAACCAAGGTGGATCTGACAAGTCTGGCTCAAATTGAAAAGCGATTAGATGATTACGCTGGCGCGATAAACAAACCAGTGAGCAACTCCGGATTTTCGCCGAACTATCTGATTGGGAAGCGGAGAGAATTGATTGGTTCCGGATCGAGAAACCTCGAACTTCAGATAGATAAAATGAGTGAATGGTCTTGGTTCGATATTCAGCAGAAACAAGCACTCGTTAGGCAATACGAAGCAGTCCTTGAGAGGTTTGGCATTCCAGAAAAGCATCCTTTCTTCGGCTCCAGGCTGGGCGTTCTGCTTCCGACTGATGAGTCGTCAATAGAGCGATCGCTTTCGGAAGCAACGCAGTCGCTAGAAAGCTTGATGGCAACAACAGCAGAACTTTCGTCACGTCTCCATCTTTCCAGGCCAAACTGCATTTTAGATGTAGACATCTATATCCGAGCGGCAGAAAGGGCAATTGAGGCACCGCATCTAGTTGGCGTCAGAGTCAATTCAGCCGAGTGGCAAGTGCGCCGGGATGATCTCAAGAAGCTTTGTGACTCCGGAAGAAAAATGTTCGAGTTAAAATCCGGGCGAGACGATCTACTGATTGAGGAGAGTTGGGCATTCGATGTGCTGAGCATCCGGCATGCACTAATTAATTATACGGACAAGTGGTGGCGCTTCTTTTCTTCAGAGTATCGGAGAGAAAAGAAACGGTTGGCAGGCCTTTGTGTTAATGGATTGCCAGATGGCAGGCATAGCCTACTGCCTGTTGTTGATGACATCCTAGAGTATCAAAGAAACGCAAGAATATTTGAGCCATTAGAAGGCTTGGGATCAACCTTATATGGTGCACAGTGGCAGGGACTTTCATCAGATTGGGATGTTTTGAATGGTTTGGCAAACTGGATTGTCTTGCTATATGAAGAAATAGGTGAAGGCAAGATACCGGATGGGCTTATCGCGTTCTTGGCCGGAGACCCGGAGCTGAGAGGTCTTTCAGGGCTCGTATCTCGGATTTCCAAAGCAATACCGAATTGGCAGACAAACAAAGAAATTGTTTTAGAAAAGCTTGGGATGCCGTCGAATTTCTTCGGTGATCTCCGCTTTGACGAGATCGTAATGAAATTAGGTTTCTTGAAGGAGAATTTGTCACGCCTTCATGAGGTCACTGCGTACAACAATGTCGTGGCTGAGTTGGAAGATATGGGGCTCTCCAAACTCGTGGAATTAACTGCGAGTACTACGCCGGGCGAGGTTCAATTGGAAACAGCAATTGAGTTGGAATGGGTCGAGAAATTGTTGAAGGAGGCCTATAACAGTCGTACGGCTTTGCAGCGGTTTGACAGATCTAGACACGAACAAGACATCAAAGAGTTTTGCAAACTTGATACTGGACAGTTTCTGCAGAACAGGGCGATCTTGGCCAAGAAGCATTGGGATTTGTTACCTAACTTTAATGCTGGTGAAGTTGGAATTATTAGAAGAGAGATAAACCGCAAACGTGGTCACATGCCAATTCGACGTTTGCTTGGTGAAGCAGGCCGAGCGATTCAGCAGATTAAGCCGGTTTTCATGATGAGCCCATTGTCTATCGCTAACTTCTTGCAACCGGGTGGCCATTCCTTTGACGTATTGATTTTTGATGAAGCCAGCCAGATCAAGCCAGTAGATGCCTTTGGCGCAATCTTGCGTTGTAAGCAGGTCGTCGTAGTGGGCGACGATAAGCAAATGCCACCGACGAATTTCTTCGACTCTCTAGTGGGTCCCACTAACGATGACGATGAAAATATCGTGGCAGATATGGAAAGTATTCTTGGGTTATTTATTTCTCAAGGTTGCCGGCAAATCATGCTCAAGTGGCATTATCGAAGTCAAGACGAGTCACTGATAGCTGTTTCTAACTATGAGTTCTATAACAATAAACTCATTCTTTTTCCTGCTCCTGGAAACCATCCAACTGCGCGTGGGCTTCAGTTTCTCCATTTACCTAATACTGCATATGAAAGAGGCACTACTCGAACAAACCCGCGTGAAGCTCAAGCGATCGCGTTGGAGGTCATGAAACATGCCAAAAGTAGACCGACGGAAACACTTGGCGTAGTTGCGTTTAGTAAAGTTCAGAGAGATGCAATTGAGATGCAATTAGAGTTGATCAGGAGAAAGGATGAATCATGCGAAAACTTTTTTGCTCATTCTCATGATGAGCCTTTCTTTACAAAGAATTTAGAGAATGTCCAGGGTGACGAAAGGGACACCATTTTTATTAGCATTGGTTATGGCAAAACAAAGGAAGGCTATCTTGCGATGGATTTCGGTCCAGTTAATCGAAATGGTGGCGAGAGGCGACTGAACGTTTTGATTTCTAGGGCGAAGCAGACTTGTCGTGTTTTTGCAAACTTTGAATCGGGTGACTTGGACCTCAATAGATCCTCTCAAAGGGGTGTAGCGGTATTGAAAACGTTTCTGAACTATGCGAAAACGCGTGTTCTGGATGTTCCTGATCTGGGATCCGATGAAACTGATTCGCCATTTGAAGACTCAGTGATACTAGCCTTGAGGAGACTGGGTTACGAAGTCAGGTCCCAAATTGGAAGTGGCGGATTCAAACTTGATATTGGAGTGGTTGATGTTGAGCGTCCGGGTAGTTACATACTTGGTATTGAGTGCGATGGGGCCACATACCACTCAGCGAAATGGGCTAGAGATAGAGATCGCCTTAGAGAGGAAGTATTGAAGCGTCTGGGCTGGCGAATACACAGGATTTGGAGTACAGATTATTTTCGAGATCCGGAGAAGGAAATCCGTCGCGTCGCTGAGGCAATAGAGCGTGCGAAAATAAGTAGGGGAGCTCCTGCGAACAAGAGCGATAGAAACGCAGACGAAGAGTTTAGAGTTGAGCGTTCGGTTAAGAGCCCTTCTGTGAAAGATCCTACTGTGGCAAGCGATTACTGGATGGCGGACATAAGTGTAAGTCTTGGCGGCAAAGGGTTGCATGAGCTATCAATGCAAAGGTTTGCAGAATACATCGAAATGGTGGTGGATATTGAAGCACCAGTTCATAATGAAGAAGTATTGAGGCGGATAATGGAAGCCTGCGGAGTAAATCGAGCTGGTTCTCGTATAAAGACCGCATATCTTTCTGCGCTTAACACGGCAGTACGGTCGAGAAAAAGCATAAAGAAAATTAAAGGTTTCCTATGGCCCGCGGGAGGCGCAAAAATAAAAGTAAGAGACAGGACTGGGTTAGATAACTCTGCACGAAATTTGAAAATGATCGCACCCGAAGAGATTGCACTTGCGTTCGAGACTGCGGTCAAACGATCACATTCGATAGTGGGTGATGAGCTAATAGCTGTAGTCGCAAAATCATTTGGTCTACAGCGGGTCACATCTAATATGAAAAAGTCGCTCAAAATACATTTAAGAAAACTGATCGAAGGTGAGAAGTTATCTATCGAAGGCGATCTCATTTCGTCACCAAACTAG
- a CDS encoding AlpA family phage regulatory protein, with protein sequence MSYQLPETGYLRITQIVGDPNADPPIPAIIPVGKSTWWDGVKSGRFPKPVKLGPRTTAWRVEDIRAWIEQVNSHE encoded by the coding sequence ATGTCGTATCAACTTCCCGAAACGGGCTATCTCCGCATAACTCAAATAGTCGGCGACCCCAATGCCGATCCGCCCATCCCTGCCATAATCCCTGTTGGTAAATCCACCTGGTGGGATGGTGTCAAATCGGGCCGCTTCCCTAAACCAGTGAAACTTGGGCCACGCACCACGGCATGGAGAGTGGAAGACATTCGAGCTTGGATCGAACAGGTCAATTCGCATGAGTAG
- the fabA gene encoding bifunctional 3-hydroxydecanoyl-ACP dehydratase/trans-2-decenoyl-ACP isomerase: MENKKNSYTRDELETCGSVGLFGPDAGKLPTGNMLMFDRIVEINDDRGLHSKGYIEAELDINPELWFFACHFVGDPVMPGCLGLDALWQLCGFFLTWKGCKGKGRALGVGIVKFSGQVLPTAKKVTYTLNMKRVITRKLIMVIADGTVAVDGRTIYTADDLRVGLFLSTDNF; encoded by the coding sequence CTGGAAAACAAGAAAAATTCCTACACTCGGGATGAACTGGAGACCTGCGGCAGTGTAGGCTTGTTCGGTCCCGATGCGGGAAAACTGCCGACCGGCAACATGCTGATGTTCGACCGCATTGTTGAAATTAACGACGATCGCGGGCTCCACTCCAAGGGATATATTGAAGCGGAGCTGGATATCAACCCGGAGCTGTGGTTTTTTGCTTGTCACTTTGTCGGTGATCCGGTCATGCCCGGTTGTCTGGGCCTGGACGCGTTGTGGCAGTTGTGTGGTTTTTTTCTCACCTGGAAAGGTTGCAAGGGCAAGGGGAGAGCGTTGGGCGTGGGCATTGTAAAATTCAGCGGCCAGGTCCTGCCGACGGCGAAAAAGGTGACTTACACTTTGAATATGAAGCGCGTGATTACCCGAAAATTGATCATGGTTATCGCCGACGGTACCGTTGCCGTGGATGGGCGAACGATTTATACGGCGGACGACTTACGCGTCGGGCTGTTCCTTTCCACCGATAATTTTTAA
- a CDS encoding PriCT-2 domain-containing protein, which yields MSRPTSEAPLIPNNNSSHSPQQNSYTSDRLQLLEKGYGPLPADGKAVRLRKWNSITIDRTEIESWANTSLGINTSLRCHNLAGVDIDVDDKQLVNSIVAMTRTELGNSPFERVGQVPRSLLVYQAAQSDIRKHVVKFRHNNKAQKVEILAYGQQFVAFGIHPDTQKEYDWVGPKNPMNTSIEDLPIVTRQGIDNYLLALEVFLENYGCNIIKKNVSTKKRRITNGGRIHADFLRAALDHISADDYDEWRTVGMSLHHESDGSSAGFEMWDEWSRTSSKYDESRENECESKWHGFCHTSHGVTGATVLGLAKEAGFKLNEYSGPREDYSADIVNLESDNLIHGNDRACARHSSDESFPEELLKPPGLVGLVAEYSNNAAFRDQPLLDICAGLITVASLTRNWFVVGPWRTPLNLYVVAVAETGEGKEAPRKAIKAALSVVDGLVRVKESVSSSTALLRALSSSDRHDITLLIDEFGRFLNVAANPNNSHAYDLVSELMRLFGQADTTYAGKIYANPQDNIPSINRPFVCMFGTTTRRSLTDALSSKDVVDGTLNRLLIVQTHNRRPAYKNPNINIGNDLKCALKNLQRLDPFELPDETGDDPADPMIICVSPEAEAALKKYRNEAEECRVANDNLGPLYARALENAVKVSGILAIGCAAEMGPIQNTKPVVDIEIANWAISFVRSCVSGIVKIGTEEIADSNIDRAITQIRNYIIAMTTEWEKTKAARDNDKREMNIKGYVARSQITKRFQKMPARLRDEAIQTLIQSEDIKCATVPGDKTEWFKPLRYE from the coding sequence ATGAGTAGACCAACATCCGAGGCACCCCTCATTCCAAACAACAATTCTAGCCATTCTCCCCAGCAGAACAGCTACACAAGTGATCGCCTTCAGCTCTTGGAAAAAGGTTATGGGCCGCTGCCAGCCGATGGGAAGGCAGTTCGCCTTAGAAAGTGGAATAGCATAACAATTGACCGGACTGAAATTGAGTCCTGGGCCAATACGAGCTTGGGGATCAATACCAGTCTTCGCTGCCACAACTTGGCCGGGGTTGACATTGATGTTGATGACAAGCAACTCGTCAATTCTATAGTCGCGATGACTCGCACCGAGTTAGGCAATTCACCATTTGAAAGGGTTGGTCAGGTGCCCAGATCGTTACTAGTTTATCAGGCAGCCCAATCCGATATTCGCAAGCACGTGGTGAAATTTCGACACAACAATAAAGCACAAAAAGTCGAAATCCTCGCTTATGGGCAGCAGTTTGTAGCATTCGGAATTCATCCTGATACTCAGAAAGAATACGACTGGGTAGGCCCAAAGAACCCGATGAATACTAGTATTGAGGATCTGCCAATTGTAACTCGTCAAGGCATCGACAATTATCTGCTCGCATTAGAGGTGTTTCTCGAAAATTACGGCTGCAATATCATCAAAAAAAACGTATCGACGAAAAAACGACGAATTACCAATGGGGGTCGAATTCATGCGGATTTTCTCAGAGCAGCTCTCGATCACATTTCCGCCGATGATTACGATGAGTGGAGAACCGTCGGCATGTCTCTTCATCACGAATCGGATGGGTCTAGCGCAGGCTTCGAAATGTGGGACGAATGGAGTCGGACCTCTAGCAAGTATGACGAGTCACGTGAGAATGAGTGCGAGTCCAAATGGCATGGCTTTTGTCATACGTCCCACGGTGTTACCGGTGCCACTGTGCTTGGGTTAGCTAAAGAGGCTGGCTTCAAGTTAAATGAGTATTCCGGTCCACGTGAAGATTATTCGGCAGACATCGTTAACCTCGAGTCCGATAACCTAATACATGGGAACGATCGTGCATGCGCCCGCCATAGTAGCGATGAGTCTTTTCCAGAAGAATTGCTGAAACCGCCGGGACTGGTAGGCCTGGTCGCCGAGTACAGTAACAATGCCGCATTTCGTGATCAGCCGCTCTTGGACATTTGCGCAGGTCTCATTACCGTTGCCTCTCTAACAAGAAATTGGTTCGTTGTAGGACCCTGGCGCACGCCACTCAATCTCTATGTGGTTGCGGTTGCGGAGACAGGTGAAGGAAAAGAAGCGCCGCGTAAAGCTATAAAGGCCGCCTTGAGTGTCGTTGATGGATTGGTTCGGGTTAAAGAGTCAGTGTCTTCTAGCACCGCACTCCTGAGGGCATTAAGTTCCTCGGATCGCCATGACATCACGTTATTGATTGATGAATTTGGTCGATTCCTGAATGTGGCCGCCAATCCAAACAATTCCCATGCTTACGATCTAGTTTCAGAGTTAATGCGGTTATTCGGTCAAGCGGATACCACTTATGCCGGAAAAATTTACGCTAATCCACAGGACAACATTCCAAGTATAAATAGACCATTCGTTTGCATGTTTGGCACCACCACTAGACGATCTTTGACGGACGCCCTCTCAAGTAAGGATGTTGTTGATGGAACGCTAAATCGCTTGCTAATCGTCCAGACACATAATCGCCGACCTGCTTACAAAAATCCTAACATCAATATTGGCAATGATCTCAAGTGCGCTCTGAAAAATCTCCAACGGTTGGATCCGTTTGAACTCCCGGATGAGACCGGTGACGACCCGGCAGACCCAATGATTATCTGTGTTTCTCCGGAAGCGGAAGCAGCACTGAAAAAATATCGCAATGAGGCGGAGGAATGTCGTGTAGCCAATGACAATCTCGGTCCATTGTATGCACGAGCTCTTGAAAACGCAGTTAAGGTCTCTGGTATCCTGGCGATAGGTTGTGCAGCCGAAATGGGCCCAATACAAAATACCAAACCAGTTGTCGATATAGAAATTGCGAATTGGGCTATCAGTTTTGTGCGATCGTGTGTAAGCGGAATTGTCAAGATTGGTACCGAAGAGATCGCGGACAGCAATATTGACCGCGCGATAACACAAATTCGCAATTACATAATCGCTATGACCACTGAATGGGAAAAAACGAAGGCCGCAAGAGATAACGACAAACGGGAAATGAATATCAAGGGATATGTGGCAAGATCACAAATCACCAAACGATTTCAGAAAATGCCCGCGCGTCTTAGAGATGAGGCGATCCAGACGTTGATACAATCAGAGGATATTAAGTGTGCCACTGTGCCAGGTGATAAAACTGAGTGGTTCAAACCATTGCGTTATGAGTGA